A part of Streptomyces sp. DSM 40750 genomic DNA contains:
- a CDS encoding DUF5134 domain-containing protein: MHGPVPPGWLLVALCALSGGYCLLRMRSAVEEQRRAAGGEALMGFGMAVMAVPAAAVAPPRWVWLAYTLVFGAAAVHALWSARTSPHHLHHLVGALAMVYMAAAMASSSGGGHGGAGPPLVTGVLLVYFTGYVLWAGVRLIPGPAAAGARVVASRAPGWGDRPELARACRLSMGIGMLAMLLTV, encoded by the coding sequence GTGCACGGACCGGTTCCGCCCGGCTGGCTGCTGGTCGCGCTGTGCGCGCTGAGCGGGGGCTACTGCCTGCTGCGGATGCGCAGCGCCGTCGAGGAGCAGCGCCGGGCCGCGGGCGGCGAGGCGCTGATGGGGTTCGGCATGGCCGTGATGGCTGTGCCCGCCGCGGCCGTGGCGCCGCCGCGCTGGGTCTGGCTCGCGTACACGCTCGTGTTCGGCGCGGCCGCGGTGCACGCCCTGTGGTCGGCCCGGACGAGCCCGCACCATCTGCATCACCTGGTGGGCGCGCTGGCGATGGTCTATATGGCGGCGGCGATGGCGTCCTCGTCCGGCGGCGGCCACGGCGGCGCGGGACCGCCCCTGGTGACCGGGGTGCTGCTGGTGTACTTCACCGGCTATGTGTTGTGGGCGGGCGTCCGGCTCATCCCCGGACCGGCCGCGGCGGGGGCGCGGGTCGTGGCGTCCCGGGCGCCCGGCTGGGGCGACCGGCCCGAGTTGGCGCGGGCCTGTCGGCTCTCCATGGGCATCGGGATGCTGGCCATGCTGCTGACGGTCTGA
- a CDS encoding M56 family metallopeptidase, whose amino-acid sequence MMVPAALLLLGALIAVVAPRLLARADWPDREPVVALWVWQSVVAAVLLCCVLSMSLSAAAAWTAVRGRVFAPAPQAVVEAYALGTGGPWAVTTAVVLACGGLWTGAMLVREVVRARRQQHRRHAEILLRAPLLPGEESDGDRLVVVEGERPDAWWLPGPAPRLVITTAALRRLKGRQVDAVVAHEQGHARARHHWLLHCSAALAGGFPRVPVFAAFRAEMHRLVELAADDTASRRHGRLAIALALVGLNEDRGAFGPCPTPEDHVPQRVRRLLAPPERLTPARRLRLTAYGALVPVVPVLVAFVPGLRALGGA is encoded by the coding sequence ATGATGGTCCCCGCGGCGTTGTTGCTGCTCGGCGCGCTGATCGCCGTCGTCGCCCCGCGGTTGCTGGCCCGGGCCGACTGGCCGGACCGTGAACCGGTGGTCGCCCTGTGGGTGTGGCAGTCGGTGGTCGCGGCCGTACTGCTGTGCTGCGTGCTGTCGATGTCCCTGAGCGCGGCCGCCGCCTGGACGGCGGTGCGCGGGCGGGTGTTCGCGCCCGCGCCGCAGGCGGTCGTGGAGGCGTACGCGCTGGGCACCGGGGGCCCCTGGGCCGTGACCACCGCCGTGGTGCTCGCGTGCGGCGGTCTGTGGACCGGGGCGATGCTGGTCCGCGAGGTCGTGCGGGCCCGGCGGCAGCAGCATCGACGCCACGCCGAAATTCTGCTGCGGGCCCCGCTGTTGCCCGGCGAGGAGTCGGATGGCGACCGGCTCGTGGTGGTGGAGGGCGAGCGGCCGGACGCCTGGTGGCTGCCCGGGCCGGCGCCCCGACTGGTCATCACCACCGCCGCGTTGCGCCGGCTGAAGGGGCGGCAGGTGGACGCGGTGGTCGCCCATGAGCAGGGGCACGCGCGGGCGCGGCACCACTGGCTGCTGCACTGTTCGGCGGCCCTGGCGGGCGGGTTCCCGCGCGTGCCGGTGTTCGCCGCGTTCCGCGCCGAGATGCACCGCCTGGTCGAACTCGCCGCCGACGACACGGCCTCCCGCCGCCACGGGCGCCTGGCCATCGCCCTCGCGCTCGTCGGCCTCAACGAGGACCGGGGCGCGTTCGGGCCCTGTCCGACTCCCGAGGACCACGTGCCGCAGCGTGTCCGCCGGCTGCTCGCTCCCCCGGAACGGCTCACTCCGGCGCGGCGGCTGCGGCTGACCGCGTATGGGGCTCTGGTGCCGGTCGTACCCGTATTGGTGGCTTTCGTCCCGGGGTTGCGGGCACTCGGTGGGGCGTGA
- a CDS encoding VOC family protein, with amino-acid sequence MKLDEPVTGGPCWTELGTSDLEAAKRFYTELFGWRPETDPRQEAGGYSVAHLGDAAVAALTPLYQESQPVAWNVSFAVRDADAAARAVRAAGGSVVLEPMDVFDIGRFAVALDPGGAAFQLWQARTFPGAGLFNAPGALGWVELLTRAPDQAEAFYTTVFGWSVNASEQYTQWGIEGADFGGMITMDEKFPHEVPSHWLPYFAVEDVDDTARIATEAGGTILMEPTSVPDGPRIAVLRDPQGAVFGVYLAGAEG; translated from the coding sequence ATGAAGCTCGACGAGCCGGTGACCGGCGGGCCCTGCTGGACCGAGCTGGGGACCAGCGACCTGGAGGCGGCGAAGCGGTTCTACACCGAGCTGTTCGGCTGGCGTCCGGAGACCGATCCGCGCCAGGAGGCGGGCGGCTACAGCGTCGCGCACCTCGGTGACGCGGCCGTCGCCGCCCTCACCCCGCTGTACCAGGAGTCGCAGCCGGTGGCCTGGAACGTGTCGTTCGCGGTGCGCGACGCGGACGCGGCGGCCCGAGCGGTACGGGCGGCCGGCGGGAGCGTCGTACTGGAGCCCATGGACGTCTTCGACATCGGGCGGTTCGCGGTGGCCCTCGACCCGGGCGGCGCGGCATTCCAGCTCTGGCAGGCGCGGACCTTCCCCGGCGCCGGGCTCTTCAACGCGCCCGGCGCGCTCGGCTGGGTGGAGCTGCTGACCCGCGCGCCCGACCAGGCCGAGGCCTTCTACACGACGGTGTTCGGCTGGAGCGTCAACGCCTCCGAGCAGTACACGCAGTGGGGCATCGAGGGCGCCGACTTCGGCGGCATGATCACCATGGACGAGAAGTTCCCGCACGAGGTGCCCTCGCACTGGCTGCCGTACTTCGCCGTCGAGGACGTCGACGACACGGCGCGGATCGCCACCGAGGCGGGCGGCACCATTCTCATGGAGCCCACCTCGGTTCCGGACGGACCGCGCATCGCGGTGCTGCGGGACCCCCAAGGGGCCGTGTTCGGCGTGTACTTGGCGGGAGCGGAAGGCTGA
- a CDS encoding SDR family NAD(P)-dependent oxidoreductase, with the protein MQNSNGALSGAVIAVAGAGGPAGRATLLRLADAGAIVVGSDNDPERLSEAVDAARYAHGGATVVGDTVDLLDLRSTRDWATRVEKDFGRVDGLVHLVGGWRGSETFTRTSLDDWDFLEMLLIRTVQHTSLAFHEALQRSERGRYVLISAAGASKPTAGNAAYAAAKAAAEAWTLATADYFRKAGGPEGPTSAAAILVVKALVHDAMRAERPNAKFAGFTDVKDLAEAIAGVWEKPAAEVNGNRLWLTDKP; encoded by the coding sequence ATGCAGAACAGCAACGGTGCACTGAGTGGCGCGGTGATCGCGGTGGCGGGCGCGGGCGGACCCGCGGGCCGGGCGACGCTGCTGCGGCTGGCCGACGCGGGGGCGATCGTCGTCGGCTCCGACAACGACCCCGAGCGGCTCTCGGAGGCCGTGGACGCGGCCCGCTACGCGCACGGCGGTGCCACCGTCGTGGGCGACACGGTCGACCTGCTGGACCTCCGGTCGACCCGCGACTGGGCCACCCGCGTCGAGAAGGACTTCGGCCGGGTCGACGGCCTCGTCCACCTCGTCGGCGGCTGGCGCGGCAGCGAGACCTTCACCAGGACCAGCCTCGACGACTGGGACTTCCTGGAGATGCTGCTCATCCGTACCGTGCAGCACACCTCCCTCGCCTTCCACGAGGCCCTGCAGCGCAGCGAACGCGGCCGATACGTCCTCATCAGCGCGGCCGGCGCCAGCAAGCCCACCGCCGGCAACGCCGCGTACGCCGCCGCCAAGGCCGCCGCCGAGGCGTGGACGCTGGCCACGGCGGACTACTTCCGCAAGGCCGGGGGGCCGGAAGGGCCGACCTCCGCGGCTGCCATCCTGGTCGTGAAGGCGTTGGTGCACGACGCGATGCGCGCCGAGCGCCCCAATGCGAAGTTCGCGGGCTTCACCGACGTCAAGGACCTGGCCGAGGCCATCGCCGGCGTCTGGGAGAAGCCCGCCGCCGAAGTGAACGGAAACCGTCTGTGGCTGACCGACAAGCCGTGA
- a CDS encoding DUF6421 family protein, with protein MTEILVQVGTEGGVPPVGRVVEHPAWPVLKDAVERIRPWQSKDGSIDFDVEHAPDPADAELAVQNVMAAVQTLSPLLPHDAAYHEALVKDLRRWADDGFKVPDFLDSLLAFQPAANRAHGLQHLVVFPMYTQNGNPDRNLEAVVLRMVWPDWLAELERTRYDNPLFCGITFEDFTAGYDTNSAVLFPETIAVREAPSRFSWGGIFCDREAARFRRVTEAAVDILGLELPADVAAMIHDQKRCEEAFVLWDMVHDRTHSHGDLPFDPFMIKQRQPFWMYGLEELRCDLTAFKEAVKLEADGVPQARDVQYAVLFDRMFRFPVTGERVRNYDGLGGQLLFAYLHKHDVVRWTDNKLHIDWQRAPQVTKQLCADIEKLYRDGIDRPKLVHWFAGYGLVADYLPPHPGSRWAKGPDALDLTQPPRKLVDDVLPDEFPLSMFYEALAKKLKTVIASTKGITAADAERVAA; from the coding sequence ATGACGGAAATTCTTGTGCAGGTGGGTACGGAGGGCGGAGTTCCTCCGGTCGGTAGGGTGGTGGAGCACCCGGCCTGGCCCGTGCTCAAGGATGCCGTGGAGCGGATCCGGCCATGGCAGTCCAAGGACGGCTCGATCGACTTCGACGTCGAGCACGCCCCCGATCCGGCGGACGCCGAGCTGGCCGTCCAGAACGTCATGGCGGCCGTCCAGACGCTCTCCCCGCTGCTGCCGCACGACGCCGCGTACCACGAGGCGCTCGTCAAGGACCTGCGGCGCTGGGCCGACGACGGCTTCAAGGTGCCCGACTTCCTCGACTCACTGCTGGCGTTCCAGCCCGCCGCGAACCGCGCGCACGGACTCCAGCACCTGGTCGTCTTCCCGATGTACACGCAGAACGGCAACCCCGACCGCAACCTCGAAGCGGTCGTGCTGCGCATGGTCTGGCCCGACTGGCTGGCCGAGCTGGAGCGCACCCGCTACGACAACCCGCTGTTCTGCGGCATCACCTTCGAGGACTTCACCGCCGGCTACGACACCAACTCGGCCGTCCTCTTCCCGGAGACCATCGCCGTGCGCGAGGCACCCTCCCGCTTCTCCTGGGGCGGCATCTTCTGCGACCGCGAGGCCGCCCGCTTCCGCCGGGTCACCGAGGCCGCCGTCGACATCCTCGGCCTCGAACTGCCCGCGGACGTCGCCGCGATGATCCACGACCAGAAGCGCTGCGAGGAGGCCTTCGTCCTGTGGGACATGGTCCACGACCGCACCCACAGCCACGGCGACCTGCCTTTCGACCCCTTCATGATCAAGCAGCGCCAGCCGTTCTGGATGTACGGCCTCGAAGAGCTGCGCTGCGACCTCACCGCCTTCAAGGAGGCCGTGAAGCTGGAGGCGGACGGCGTCCCGCAGGCCCGTGACGTGCAGTACGCCGTGCTCTTCGACCGCATGTTCCGCTTCCCGGTCACCGGCGAGCGCGTCCGCAACTACGACGGCCTCGGCGGTCAGCTCCTCTTCGCTTACCTGCACAAGCACGACGTCGTCCGCTGGACCGACAACAAGCTGCACATCGACTGGCAGCGCGCCCCGCAGGTCACCAAGCAGCTCTGCGCCGACATCGAGAAGCTCTACCGCGACGGCATCGACCGCCCGAAGCTCGTCCACTGGTTCGCCGGGTACGGGCTGGTCGCCGACTATCTCCCCCCGCACCCCGGCTCCCGCTGGGCCAAGGGCCCGGACGCCCTGGATCTGACGCAGCCGCCGCGAAAGCTCGTCGACGACGTGCTTCCGGACGAGTTTCCGCTCAGCATGTTCTATGAGGCGCTCGCCAAGAAGCTGAAGACCGTGATCGCCTCCACCAAGGGCATCACCGCGGCGGACGCCGAGCGGGTCGCCGCGTGA
- a CDS encoding MarR family winged helix-turn-helix transcriptional regulator, producing the protein MTAGNGRTATGSDAALGDTVAKVVRQWQTVHPGLDTAPMEIIGRVNRCAALLQQAEDAPLRRAGLTRPEFDVLGTLRRTGHELTPSEIARETFASGAAVTKRLKLLTERELVERRGDARDRRVAHVRLTDAGRDLVDSVLPEQLAYETAVLAGVDADERRELAVLLGELLIQLEGRLGLPRA; encoded by the coding sequence ATGACGGCAGGCAACGGGCGGACGGCGACGGGGAGCGACGCGGCTCTCGGGGACACGGTCGCCAAGGTGGTGCGCCAGTGGCAGACGGTGCACCCCGGTCTCGACACCGCACCGATGGAGATCATCGGCCGCGTCAACCGCTGCGCCGCCCTCCTCCAACAGGCCGAGGACGCCCCGCTGCGCCGCGCCGGCCTCACCCGCCCCGAGTTCGACGTCCTCGGCACCCTGCGCCGCACGGGCCACGAGCTGACCCCCAGTGAGATCGCCCGGGAGACCTTCGCCTCCGGCGCCGCCGTGACCAAACGCCTCAAGCTGCTCACCGAGCGCGAACTGGTCGAGCGGCGCGGCGACGCCCGCGACCGCCGCGTCGCCCACGTCCGCCTCACCGACGCCGGCCGCGACCTCGTGGACAGCGTCCTGCCGGAGCAACTGGCCTACGAGACGGCCGTACTGGCCGGAGTCGACGCCGACGAACGCCGCGAACTCGCCGTTCTGCTGGGCGAGTTGCTGATCCAGCTGGAGGGCCGGCTGGGGCTGCCGCGCGCCTAG
- a CDS encoding glycerophosphodiester phosphodiesterase, which produces MNFLTIGHRGVMGVEPENTLRSFVTADRAGLDVIELDLHLSKDGALVVMHDADVDRTTDGTGPIADKTLAELRALDAGRGERVPTFEEVLDAVRAPLQAEIKDTAAARALAEVMHRRDLVGRVEVLSFHDEAVAEIARLVPGVRTALVASRYGTDVVDRAVAVGATTLVLNIRRLTLEVVEKARKANLRIIGWVVNTQDHLRLVRALQLDGATTDYPDIKRTGRFTA; this is translated from the coding sequence TTGAACTTCCTCACCATCGGTCACCGCGGAGTCATGGGCGTCGAGCCCGAGAACACGCTCCGTTCCTTCGTCACCGCCGATCGCGCGGGCCTCGACGTCATCGAACTCGATCTGCATCTGAGCAAGGACGGCGCGCTCGTCGTCATGCACGACGCGGACGTGGACCGGACGACGGACGGCACGGGCCCGATCGCCGACAAGACCCTCGCCGAGCTGCGCGCCCTGGACGCGGGCCGCGGTGAGCGCGTCCCGACCTTCGAGGAGGTCCTGGACGCGGTACGGGCACCGCTCCAGGCCGAGATCAAGGACACGGCGGCGGCCCGCGCGCTCGCCGAGGTCATGCACCGGCGCGACCTGGTGGGACGGGTCGAGGTGCTGTCGTTCCACGACGAGGCGGTCGCCGAGATCGCCCGGCTGGTACCCGGCGTCCGCACCGCACTGGTCGCCAGCCGCTACGGCACCGACGTCGTGGACCGGGCGGTGGCGGTGGGAGCCACCACCCTCGTCCTGAACATCCGGCGGCTGACCCTGGAGGTCGTGGAGAAGGCCCGCAAGGCGAACCTGAGAATCATCGGCTGGGTCGTGAACACCCAGGACCATCTGCGGCTGGTCCGCGCGCTGCAGCTGGACGGCGCGACGACCGACTACCCGGACATCAAACGCACGGGCCGCTTCACGGCGTGA
- a CDS encoding GNAT family N-acetyltransferase gives MDTATGLTFRDAIDGDVAALVALIESAYRGDSSRTGWTTEADILEGQRTDPEGVLEVIKAPAGRLLTVERDGTVVACCQLEHRGEHAYFGMFAVSPALQGGGLGKMIIAEAERIARETWGAKEMHMTVISVRNDLIAWYERRGYRRTGRMTPFPYGDERFGIPQRDDLRFELLVKELV, from the coding sequence ATGGACACCGCCACCGGCCTGACCTTCCGCGATGCCATCGACGGCGATGTGGCCGCCCTCGTCGCGCTGATCGAGTCGGCGTACCGCGGGGACTCCAGCCGGACCGGCTGGACCACGGAGGCGGACATTCTCGAAGGGCAGCGGACCGATCCCGAGGGCGTTCTGGAGGTCATCAAGGCGCCCGCCGGCCGGCTGCTCACGGTCGAGCGCGACGGCACGGTCGTCGCCTGCTGTCAGCTCGAACACCGCGGTGAGCACGCCTATTTCGGGATGTTCGCGGTGAGTCCGGCCCTCCAGGGCGGCGGCCTCGGCAAGATGATCATCGCCGAGGCCGAGCGGATCGCGCGCGAGACCTGGGGCGCCAAGGAGATGCACATGACCGTGATCTCCGTACGGAACGACCTCATCGCCTGGTACGAGCGGCGCGGCTACCGCCGTACGGGCCGGATGACCCCGTTCCCGTACGGCGACGAGCGCTTCGGCATTCCGCAGCGGGACGACCTGCGGTTCGAGCTGTTGGTCAAGGAACTCGTCTGA
- a CDS encoding phosphatase PAP2 family protein — MHTSTVDSPPHRPSTTRTARVAAAFAAPSVLLLVLAALSWGPLMSLDESIANTTHRWAVAEPGISHAFRILTDWVWDPVTMRLLAAAAAIWLVWRHREWWLAIWLAVTSAVGTAVQQGLKAAVGRERPAWPDPVDSAHYAAFPSGHAMTATVVLGLLLWLLHRYGAGRALMRTALAVAAVSVVGVGLTRIWLGVHWASDVVGGWLLGGLTIALAVMTYEKWYGPRRT, encoded by the coding sequence ATGCACACCTCCACCGTCGATTCGCCGCCCCACCGGCCTTCGACCACCCGCACCGCCCGCGTCGCCGCGGCCTTCGCGGCGCCCTCCGTTCTGCTGCTCGTCCTGGCGGCGCTCTCCTGGGGGCCGCTCATGTCCCTGGACGAGAGCATCGCGAACACCACGCACAGATGGGCCGTCGCCGAACCGGGCATCAGTCACGCGTTCCGCATTCTGACGGACTGGGTCTGGGACCCGGTGACGATGCGCCTGCTGGCCGCGGCCGCCGCGATCTGGCTGGTGTGGCGCCACAGAGAGTGGTGGCTCGCCATCTGGCTGGCGGTCACCAGCGCCGTCGGTACGGCGGTCCAACAGGGGCTGAAGGCGGCCGTCGGCCGGGAGCGGCCCGCGTGGCCCGACCCCGTCGACTCCGCACACTACGCCGCGTTCCCCTCGGGCCACGCCATGACGGCCACGGTCGTCCTCGGCCTGCTGCTCTGGCTTCTCCATCGGTACGGCGCCGGCCGCGCCCTCATGCGGACGGCCCTGGCGGTGGCCGCGGTCTCCGTCGTCGGCGTGGGCCTGACCCGGATCTGGCTGGGCGTGCACTGGGCGTCGGACGTGGTGGGCGGCTGGCTCCTGGGCGGGCTGACGATCGCGCTGGCGGTGATGACGTACGAGAAGTGGTACGGACCGAGGCGTACTTGA
- a CDS encoding FUSC family protein, with the protein MSSVRPPRARRLPFFGALRANRPSEIWFKPALSVVVATAPPNLTLLALDRLDLAMYTMAGSLCALYAHNRPYAVRARVLAWVVLGMVGGLAVALVTASLTTNALVLVTVGALLAAAQKALCDASRIGPPANVIFTFVTSAALFVPQSLAQVPGHLAASAVAGVWAWLVCMVPALIRPHGPERRATAQALNAVAAHIETAHPERPGARTAAATAVHTAWQTLLSAGARNEPRRALERLLVRAEVALATPADADPGRLRAWARELRGTGTLPRAAAPAEAAGEPLDVECRLAGGQAPLWSRLGPLTPIAVRTAVGCALAGYASLAIGVGRPYWALVTAASLYQANLTLTWNRGVQRVVGNLAGLLAFAALVPLAHLGPAALVLCCLALSFGAEALISRNYWLGTICVTPMALLVTEFVRHENPGELITDRLLDTLVGVLVGFLAAVAVTNRRAGDRVEHALAAVERAREHTVRTAADPNAAPAALRATRRSLAAALVELRATTDAAAGEWWQRARHSERVTHAEQAGHRTLAATVRRHGIQASEGARA; encoded by the coding sequence ATGAGCAGCGTCAGACCTCCCCGTGCCCGCAGACTTCCGTTCTTCGGTGCCCTCCGGGCGAACCGGCCCTCCGAGATCTGGTTCAAGCCCGCCCTCAGCGTGGTCGTCGCGACCGCCCCGCCCAACCTGACGCTGCTGGCCCTCGACCGCCTCGACCTGGCGATGTACACGATGGCCGGGTCCCTGTGCGCGCTCTACGCCCACAACCGGCCGTACGCGGTCCGCGCCCGGGTCCTCGCGTGGGTGGTGCTCGGCATGGTCGGCGGCCTCGCGGTCGCCCTGGTCACCGCCTCGCTCACCACGAACGCGCTGGTGCTGGTCACCGTGGGCGCACTGCTCGCCGCCGCGCAGAAGGCACTCTGCGACGCGAGCCGGATCGGGCCGCCCGCCAACGTCATCTTCACCTTCGTCACCTCGGCGGCCCTCTTCGTACCGCAGAGCCTCGCCCAGGTCCCCGGCCATCTCGCGGCGTCCGCCGTGGCGGGCGTGTGGGCGTGGCTCGTCTGCATGGTCCCCGCCCTCATACGACCCCACGGGCCGGAGCGCCGCGCCACCGCCCAGGCCCTGAACGCGGTGGCCGCCCACATCGAGACGGCGCACCCCGAGCGGCCGGGGGCCCGCACGGCCGCCGCGACCGCCGTGCACACCGCCTGGCAGACCCTGCTCTCCGCCGGCGCGCGCAACGAGCCCCGGCGCGCCCTCGAACGCCTCCTGGTCCGCGCCGAGGTCGCCCTCGCCACGCCCGCCGACGCCGACCCCGGCCGACTGCGGGCCTGGGCGCGTGAGCTGCGCGGCACCGGCACCCTCCCGAGGGCCGCCGCCCCGGCCGAGGCGGCCGGCGAACCGCTCGACGTGGAGTGCCGACTCGCGGGCGGACAGGCCCCGTTGTGGAGCAGGCTCGGCCCGCTCACTCCCATCGCCGTACGCACCGCGGTCGGCTGCGCCCTCGCCGGGTACGCCTCCCTCGCGATCGGCGTCGGCCGTCCCTACTGGGCCCTGGTCACCGCGGCCTCGCTCTACCAGGCGAACCTCACCCTCACCTGGAACCGTGGCGTGCAGCGCGTCGTCGGCAACCTCGCCGGTCTGCTGGCCTTCGCCGCCCTGGTCCCGCTCGCCCACCTCGGCCCGGCGGCGCTCGTCCTGTGCTGCCTGGCCCTCAGCTTCGGCGCCGAGGCGCTGATCAGCCGCAACTACTGGCTCGGCACGATCTGCGTGACCCCGATGGCCCTGCTCGTCACCGAGTTCGTCCGCCACGAGAACCCCGGCGAGCTGATCACCGACCGGCTCCTCGACACCCTCGTCGGCGTCCTGGTCGGCTTCCTCGCCGCGGTCGCCGTCACCAACCGGCGCGCCGGAGACCGTGTCGAACACGCCCTCGCCGCCGTGGAGCGCGCCCGCGAGCACACGGTCCGCACCGCCGCCGACCCGAACGCCGCGCCCGCCGCCCTGCGCGCCACCCGCCGCTCCCTCGCCGCCGCCCTCGTCGAGCTGCGCGCCACCACCGACGCCGCGGCCGGCGAATGGTGGCAACGCGCACGGCACTCGGAGCGGGTGACGCACGCCGAGCAGGCCGGACACCGTACGCTCGCGGCGACGGTACGACGGCACGGGATCCAGGCATCGGAGGGCGCACGGGCATGA
- a CDS encoding aldo/keto reductase — protein sequence MRYTLFGRTGLRVSELAFGAMTFGWGAVDLDAGRPLLDAYADAGGNFVDTANNYSEGASEAIVGKLLEGRRDRFVLASKYTCATSAQDVNSAGNHRKSLVRSVEASLERLRTDRLDVLWVHARDDFTPVDEVMRALDDLVRSGKVLYVGVSDWPAWEIAQANTLAELRGWTAFAGSQLRYNLLERTPERELLPQARGFDMAVFAWAPLAAGKLTGKYRRGETGRLGDGGAAAEPREDAVVDAVLEIAEQGGWNPAQVALAWLLGRPGNLVPIVGATSERQLADNLGCVDVRLDADAVARLDEVSAPSLGFPHDFLREPVIRENVYGPRWADIRNPRDANR from the coding sequence GTGCGTTACACACTGTTCGGCAGGACCGGTCTGCGCGTGAGTGAACTGGCCTTCGGGGCCATGACGTTCGGCTGGGGAGCCGTGGACCTCGACGCGGGCCGGCCGCTCCTCGACGCCTACGCGGACGCGGGCGGGAACTTCGTCGACACGGCGAACAACTACTCCGAGGGCGCCTCGGAGGCCATCGTCGGCAAGCTCCTCGAAGGCCGCCGCGACCGGTTCGTGCTGGCCAGCAAGTACACCTGCGCGACCAGCGCGCAGGACGTGAACTCGGCGGGCAACCACCGCAAGAGCCTCGTGCGGTCGGTGGAGGCGAGCCTGGAACGGCTGCGTACCGACCGGCTCGATGTCCTGTGGGTGCACGCACGGGACGACTTCACGCCGGTCGACGAGGTGATGCGGGCCCTCGACGACCTCGTACGGTCCGGGAAGGTGCTCTACGTCGGGGTGTCGGACTGGCCCGCGTGGGAGATCGCGCAGGCCAACACCCTTGCGGAGCTGCGGGGTTGGACCGCGTTCGCGGGCTCGCAGCTGCGCTACAACCTGCTGGAGCGCACCCCGGAGCGTGAACTGCTCCCGCAGGCACGGGGGTTCGACATGGCCGTTTTCGCGTGGGCGCCGCTGGCGGCCGGGAAGCTGACCGGCAAGTACCGGCGCGGTGAGACGGGACGCCTCGGTGACGGCGGGGCCGCCGCGGAGCCGAGGGAGGACGCCGTGGTCGACGCCGTGCTGGAGATCGCCGAACAGGGCGGCTGGAATCCCGCGCAGGTGGCCCTGGCCTGGTTGCTCGGCCGCCCCGGCAACCTCGTGCCGATCGTCGGCGCCACCAGCGAGCGCCAGCTCGCGGACAACCTGGGATGCGTCGACGTACGCCTCGACGCGGACGCGGTCGCACGGCTGGACGAGGTGAGCGCGCCCTCGCTGGGCTTCCCGCACGACTTCCTGCGCGAGCCCGTCATCCGGGAGAACGTGTACGGCCCCCGCTGGGCCGACATCCGCAACCCGCGCGACGCGAACCGCTAG
- a CDS encoding VOC family protein, producing the protein MVHVLSSRTLLRPTDPERSRAFYGEKLGLPVYREFGTGDHRGVVYFLGGGFLEVAGRSETLPSPALKLWLQVADVSAAHDELVAAGVEVRRPPVKEPWGLIEMWIADPDGTEIVLVEIPADHPLRYRPGI; encoded by the coding sequence ATGGTCCATGTACTGAGCAGCCGCACCCTTCTCCGCCCCACCGACCCCGAGCGTTCCCGTGCCTTCTACGGCGAGAAGCTGGGGCTCCCCGTCTACCGCGAGTTCGGTACGGGCGACCACCGGGGCGTCGTGTACTTCCTCGGCGGCGGTTTCCTGGAGGTCGCGGGCCGCTCGGAGACCCTGCCGTCGCCCGCGCTGAAGCTCTGGTTGCAGGTCGCGGACGTGTCGGCGGCGCACGACGAGCTGGTGGCGGCCGGGGTGGAGGTGCGGCGACCGCCGGTGAAGGAGCCGTGGGGGCTGATCGAGATGTGGATCGCCGACCCGGACGGCACCGAGATCGTGCTGGTGGAGATCCCGGCGGACCATCCGCTGCGGTACCGGCCGGGCATCTGA